DNA sequence from the Alteribacter lacisalsi genome:
GTCATCGTTTCCGTGTCCAGTTTTTCAGCGAGCGGCTGAAGCAGTTCTTCAAGCTCCGGATATTCCTCCAGTACTTCCTCGCGGACAGAAACAGCTGCGTTGTAAGCAGGGAAGAAGCCTTTGTCGTCCTCTAAGCTGATCAGATCAAATGCAACGATCCGGCTGTCTGTTGAGAAGCCCATGGAAACACTCACATCACCATCACGAAGAGCCTGATACGTAAGTCCCGCATCCATCCGATTCACATTGCTGCTTCCGAACTCGAACCCGTACTCTTCCTGTGCACCAGGCAGACCGTCACTGCGCGTGGCAAATTCAGCATTGGATGCAAACGAAAGCTCGTCCGGATTTTCATTCACGTAGTCGGCCAAATCGGAAATCGATTCAATCCCGAGTTCCTCAGCATGATCCTGGCGCATCATCAGCGTGTATGTGTTATCCACTTCTGCCATGTCAAGCCAAGCAATGCCGTTTTGTTCGGAGTCAAGCTCTTTTACGCGGTTATACGCTTCGTCCCCGTCGGAAACAGGATCTTCCCCTAAATAGTTTACAAGTGCCGTTCCGGTGTATTCCCAGTATAGATCAACCTGTGCGTTCACGAGTGCCTCACGGACAACCTCGCTCCCCATGTTCGTCGCTTCGTCCACTTCATAGCCGTTTTCCTCAAGATAAATGGACGTAATCGTTGCGAGCACAAACTGCTCGGTAAAGTTCTTTCCTCCGACTGTGATTTCTCCTGCGGACTCTGTTCCCCCGTCATCTCCTCCGCCGCATCCGGCAAGGGCAACGAGTGAAGCTACTGAAATTCCTGCGATCCATTTTTTCATGATGGCGTTCCTCCCTGGTGATTAAAAATAATGGTCTTAGTCAAGCAGTCCGTTTTCTTCAAGCCATTCTCGCGCTACTTCTGTTTCACTGCGCTGCTCGACGTCCACTTCGTAATTCAGTTCGGTCATCGTGTCGGTATCAAGGGCTTCAGCAAGAGGCTCGAGAAGCTCTTCAAGCTCCGGGTACTCTTCCAGTACTTCTTCACGTGCGGAGATCGCCGCATTGTAAGCCGGGAAAAAGCCCTGGTCGTCTTCCAGGTTTTTCAGGTCAAAGTTTACGATCCGGCTGTCTGTTGAGAAGCCCATCGCCACGCTTACGTCTCCGTCACGCAGTGCCTGGTATGTCAGGCCGGCATCCATACGGCTCACGTTGTCCGAACCGAAACTGAAATCGTAATATTCCTCCGCACCAGGAAGACCGTCACCGCGTGTGGCAAACTCGGCATCAGATGCAAAATTCAGCTCGCCGGGATTGTCGTTCACATAATCAGCCATGTCGGATACTGATTCAAGACCCAGTTCCTCGGCGTGATCCTCACGCATCATCAGCGTGTACGTATTATTCAGGTCAGCCATATCCATCCAGACAATCCCGTTTTCCTCAAGATCCATTTCTTTTACAATGTCATAGGCTTCTTCCTGTTCTGCAAGCGGCTCCTGGCCGAGGTAATTTACAAGTGCTGTACCTGTGTACTCCCAGTAAAGATCAATCTGGTTGTTTACAAGTGCCTCGCGGACCACTTCGCTGCCCATGTTCGTCGCTTCTTCCACTTCATAGCCGTTTTCTTCAAGGTAAATTGAAGTGATCTTAGCGAGCACAAACTGCTCGGTAAAATTCTTTCCGCCAACGGTAATCTGGCCGAGTGAATCCTCTGCGGCTCCGTCTCCGTTGCCCCCGCAGGCTGTAAGTGCCGCAAGTGCGGCTGCTGATAAAGCAAATGTCATTTTTTTCATTGTTCAAATCCCCCTGGAATTTTTGTAATATTTTGACCTTAAGTGGTTCTTAGACTACGAGGTACGACTACTTTCTCCACTACTCGAAGCACCTGGTCAATCAGAATGGCAAGCACCGTGACCGGTACCGCCCCGCTCATTAAGTACTCATTGCTCCGAAGCATGATGCCGGTAAAGATGAAGTCGCCCAGTCCGCCGCCTCCGACGAGGTACGCCAAAGCTGCGGTACCGACGTTCATCACGATCGCGGTTCGGATTCCTGCTATAATCGGCATGCTCGCATTCGGCAGCTCAATTTTCATCAGAATCTGAAACGGCGTCAGTCCCATTCCCTTAGCAGAATCAAGTACTTCACTGTCAACGGAACTGATCCCAGCTACCGTATTTCTAAGAATAGGCAGAATTGAGAACACGGTCAGTGCAAAAACAGCCGGCTGATACCCGATACCGAGATAACTCATCACTATTGCGAGAATTGCGATCGTCGGAATGGTCTGACCCAGATTTGCCGCGTTCATAAAGAACCATTCGGTTTTTCTGAATGCCGGTCTGGTTACAAAGATCCCCACAGGCAGCGCTATGAGCAGGGCAAACGTGGACGACAGGGCCACAAGCGTCATGTGCTGACGCAAAAGTGTCATAAACTCATCTGTCTGGTTAAACAGAATGTCGAAATATCCGTTCGAATACGCCCAGTATAGAAAATAAAGAACAAGAAACCAGAAAACGGCTTTAAATCCGAGGGCGATGATTTTGTTTTTATTCAATCTGCTCACCTCCCGTTATTTGCTTTCAATCGACTGCTGCAGGTACTCCTGAATTTCATCAAGGCTTAATAGACCTGCCGGCTCACCGGCGTCATCGACTACCATCAGGTGGTCTTCTTTTTCCGTAAACAGAATCGCGATGGTTTCACGCAGGTTTGTATCTGCCGTCACCTTCGTTCTCGGCTCTCCGTTCACCGGTTTGAGCTGTTTTTCCTCGAGCAGGTCGGAGATTTTATACAGGCTCAGGCTCTTGATCGCCCGGTCAGACCCAACGAATTCGTTTACGAAATCGTTTTTCGGATCAGAAAGAATCCGGGTCGGTGTATCATACTGCATCAGGCTGCCTGATTTGAAAATGGCAATCTGGTCGCCCATTTTAATCGCTTCGTCAATATCGTGGGACACAAACAAAATCGTTTTCTGCACTTCCTTCTGAATCTGGATAAATTCGTTCTGAATCCGGTTCCGGATAATCGGATCGAGCGCACCGAACGGCTCGTCCATCAGCATGACCGGCGGGTCTGCCGCCATCGCACGGACAATTCCGACACGCTGCTGCTGCCCGCCCGAGAGTTCGTTCGGGTAACGCTTACGGTAATCATCCGGGGCTAGACCGACGAGGTCCATCAGGTAATTGAAACGGTCTTTCTGTTTCTTTTTATCCCAGCCGAGCAGATTTGGTACAACCATGACATTCTGCTCGATCGTCATGTTTGGAAACAGACCGTTACTCTGAATGACATAGCCGATTTTTCTGCGCAGTTCGATTTCGTTTAAAGACCCGGTGTCCTCTCCGTTAATGGAGATCGTGCCGCTTGTGAGCGGGACAAGCCTGTTTACCATCCGGAGAAGGGTGGTTTTCCCACAGCCGGACGGCCCGAGAAATACGGCTATATTTCCTTCCGGTACGGAAAAGCTCACATCATCCACTGCTTT
Encoded proteins:
- a CDS encoding ABC transporter substrate-binding protein — protein: MKKWIAGISVASLVALAGCGGGDDGGTESAGEITVGGKNFTEQFVLATITSIYLEENGYEVDEATNMGSEVVREALVNAQVDLYWEYTGTALVNYLGEDPVSDGDEAYNRVKELDSEQNGIAWLDMAEVDNTYTLMMRQDHAEELGIESISDLADYVNENPDELSFASNAEFATRSDGLPGAQEEYGFEFGSSNVNRMDAGLTYQALRDGDVSVSMGFSTDSRIVAFDLISLEDDKGFFPAYNAAVSVREEVLEEYPELEELLQPLAEKLDTETMTQLNYEVDIEQRNESEVAREWLVENDLIDEEE
- a CDS encoding glycine betaine ABC transporter substrate-binding protein; amino-acid sequence: MKKMTFALSAAALAALTACGGNGDGAAEDSLGQITVGGKNFTEQFVLAKITSIYLEENGYEVEEATNMGSEVVREALVNNQIDLYWEYTGTALVNYLGQEPLAEQEEAYDIVKEMDLEENGIVWMDMADLNNTYTLMMREDHAEELGLESVSDMADYVNDNPGELNFASDAEFATRGDGLPGAEEYYDFSFGSDNVSRMDAGLTYQALRDGDVSVAMGFSTDSRIVNFDLKNLEDDQGFFPAYNAAISAREEVLEEYPELEELLEPLAEALDTDTMTELNYEVDVEQRSETEVAREWLEENGLLD
- a CDS encoding ABC transporter permease, whose amino-acid sequence is MSRLNKNKIIALGFKAVFWFLVLYFLYWAYSNGYFDILFNQTDEFMTLLRQHMTLVALSSTFALLIALPVGIFVTRPAFRKTEWFFMNAANLGQTIPTIAILAIVMSYLGIGYQPAVFALTVFSILPILRNTVAGISSVDSEVLDSAKGMGLTPFQILMKIELPNASMPIIAGIRTAIVMNVGTAALAYLVGGGGLGDFIFTGIMLRSNEYLMSGAVPVTVLAILIDQVLRVVEKVVVPRSLRTT
- a CDS encoding ABC transporter ATP-binding protein, coding for MIEFSNVTKIYDGDVKAVDDVSFSVPEGNIAVFLGPSGCGKTTLLRMVNRLVPLTSGTISINGEDTGSLNEIELRRKIGYVIQSNGLFPNMTIEQNVMVVPNLLGWDKKKQKDRFNYLMDLVGLAPDDYRKRYPNELSGGQQQRVGIVRAMAADPPVMLMDEPFGALDPIIRNRIQNEFIQIQKEVQKTILFVSHDIDEAIKMGDQIAIFKSGSLMQYDTPTRILSDPKNDFVNEFVGSDRAIKSLSLYKISDLLEEKQLKPVNGEPRTKVTADTNLRETIAILFTEKEDHLMVVDDAGEPAGLLSLDEIQEYLQQSIESK